A single region of the Vagococcus teuberi genome encodes:
- the nrdD gene encoding anaerobic ribonucleoside-triphosphate reductase, with the protein MSYLSEGIDMINVIKRDGRTVDFDAKKITEALLKAENKVNGPVDELSTKKIEALVQKIVSEISERFSKDVKIYEIQNIVEHILLENREYALAQEYINYRTKRDFERAESTDINVTIGKLLNKDQRLVNENANKDSDVFNTQRDLTAGIVGKSIGLKLLPSHVANAHQKGEIHYHDLDYHPYSPMTNCCLIDFESMLNNGFKIGNAEVESPKSIQTATAQISQIIANVASSQYGGCSADRIDEFLAPFAKKNYEKHLEDAKQWIDDESKHDEYAKQKTSKDIYDSMQSLEYEINTLFTSNGQTPFTSLGFGLGTDWFEREIQRAIFLNRIKGLGGEHRTAIFPKLIFTIKDGVNLKPTDSNYDIKELALECATKRMYPDVLNYDKIVELTGSFKVPMGCRSFLQGWKDETGKEVNAGRMNLGVVTLNLPRIALEASGDREKFWSLLDERLATAKDALVFRVKRCIEATPANAPILYMYGAFGDRLNKNESVDKLFKNKRATVSLGYIGLYEVASSFFGGEWEDNPEAKEFTLEILKYLKQHTDSWGDEYGYHFSVYSTPSESLTDRFCRLDKEKFGEIENITDKEYYTNSFHYDVRKNPTPFEKLDFEKDYPKYCSGGFIHYCEYPVLQQNRKALEAVWDYAYDKVGYLGTNTPIDHCYECGFEGDFNPTERGFECPQCHNNDPKTCDVVKRTCGYLGNPQARPMVHGRHKEISSRVKHMK; encoded by the coding sequence ATGAGCTATCTATCAGAAGGAATTGATATGATAAATGTCATTAAAAGAGATGGTCGTACAGTTGATTTTGATGCTAAAAAAATAACAGAAGCCTTATTAAAAGCTGAGAATAAAGTAAATGGTCCAGTTGATGAATTATCGACAAAAAAAATTGAAGCACTTGTGCAAAAAATCGTATCAGAAATTAGTGAGCGTTTTTCTAAGGACGTCAAAATTTATGAGATACAAAATATTGTTGAGCATATTTTATTGGAAAATAGAGAATATGCTCTTGCACAAGAATACATTAATTATCGAACTAAACGAGATTTTGAACGAGCAGAATCGACAGATATTAATGTTACAATTGGTAAGTTGTTAAATAAAGATCAACGATTAGTAAATGAAAATGCAAATAAAGATAGTGATGTTTTTAATACTCAACGTGATTTGACAGCAGGGATTGTAGGAAAATCAATTGGCCTAAAATTATTGCCTTCTCATGTAGCGAATGCTCATCAAAAAGGTGAAATTCATTACCACGATTTAGATTATCATCCATATTCTCCAATGACGAATTGTTGTTTGATTGATTTTGAAAGCATGTTAAATAATGGTTTCAAAATAGGAAATGCTGAAGTGGAATCACCTAAGTCAATCCAAACAGCTACAGCACAAATTTCTCAAATCATTGCGAATGTGGCATCTAGTCAGTATGGTGGATGCTCGGCAGATAGAATTGACGAGTTTTTAGCGCCTTTTGCGAAAAAAAATTATGAAAAGCATTTAGAAGATGCGAAACAATGGATAGATGACGAGTCTAAGCATGATGAATATGCGAAACAAAAAACCAGCAAAGATATCTACGATTCTATGCAAAGTTTAGAATATGAAATCAATACACTATTTACTTCTAATGGTCAAACGCCTTTTACCTCGTTAGGTTTTGGTCTTGGTACAGATTGGTTTGAGCGAGAAATTCAACGTGCGATTTTCTTGAATCGTATTAAAGGACTTGGAGGGGAACATCGTACAGCGATTTTTCCAAAATTAATATTTACCATTAAAGATGGTGTAAATTTAAAACCGACAGACTCAAACTATGATATCAAAGAATTAGCATTAGAGTGTGCAACAAAAAGAATGTATCCTGATGTATTGAATTACGACAAAATTGTAGAATTGACTGGTAGTTTTAAAGTACCAATGGGTTGCCGATCATTTTTACAAGGTTGGAAAGATGAAACAGGAAAAGAAGTGAACGCTGGAAGAATGAATTTAGGTGTGGTGACACTTAATTTACCACGCATTGCTTTGGAAGCTAGTGGCGATAGAGAGAAGTTCTGGTCTTTATTAGATGAACGTTTAGCTACGGCAAAAGACGCGTTAGTTTTTCGTGTGAAGAGATGCATTGAGGCAACACCAGCTAATGCACCGATTTTATATATGTATGGGGCGTTTGGTGATAGATTGAATAAAAATGAGTCAGTTGATAAATTATTTAAAAACAAACGTGCAACTGTGTCACTTGGTTATATTGGGTTGTATGAAGTAGCTTCATCATTTTTTGGTGGAGAATGGGAAGATAATCCTGAAGCAAAAGAATTTACTTTAGAGATTTTGAAATATTTAAAACAACATACAGATTCATGGGGTGATGAGTATGGTTATCACTTTAGTGTGTATTCGACACCAAGTGAGAGTTTAACAGATCGTTTCTGTCGTTTAGACAAAGAAAAATTTGGTGAAATTGAAAATATTACAGATAAAGAATATTATACGAATAGTTTTCATTATGATGTAAGAAAAAATCCAACTCCTTTTGAAAAATTAGATTTTGAAAAAGATTATCCTAAATATTGTTCTGGAGGGTTTATTCACTATTGTGAGTACCCAGTATTACAACAAAATAGAAAAGCATTAGAAGCTGTTTGGGATTATGCGTATGATAAAGTTGGTTACTTAGGGACCAATACCCCAATTGATCACTGTTATGAATGTGGTTTTGAGGGAGATTTTAATCCAACTGAACGTGGTTTTGAATGCCCACAATGCCACAATAATGACCCAAAAACATGTGATGTAGTAAAACGAACATGTGGCTACTTAGGTAATCCACAAGCAAGACCAATGGTTCATGGTCGTCACAAAGAAATATCATCACGAGTAAAACATATGAAATAA
- the rny gene encoding ribonuclease Y, producing MAATILLAIIGLIVGLAIGYFIAMTRHKKSIEGANNTATGIIRQAKKEAETLKKEHLLEAKELNQQYRLEIESELKEERAELKNQENRLLQRENNLDRKDDSLEKRERSLEDKEEKLDSRKQLIDEREKEVSTLIEKQEIELERIAGLSKEEAQTIIMDDMKVELSHDRAMLIKESEQRVKDEVDRKARNMLALAIQRSAADQISELTVTVVTLPNDDMKGRIIGREGRNIRTLETLTGIDLIIDDTPEAVVLSGFDPIRREIARITLEKLIQDGRIHPARIEEMVEKSRKEMDERIREYGENAAFEVGVHSLHPDLIKILGRLRFRTSYGQNVLNHSIEVAKLAGVLAEELGEDATLARRAGLLHDIGKALDHEVDGSHVEIGTELVSKYKENPVVINAVASHHGDVEATSVISVLVAAADALSAARPGARSESLENYIKRLERLEGIANDFPGVDTSFAIQAGREIRVAVKPNEVTDDEAVILVHDIRKRIEEELEYPGHIKVTVVREVRAVDYAK from the coding sequence ATGGCTGCTACGATACTCCTTGCTATCATCGGTTTAATTGTAGGTCTAGCAATTGGCTATTTTATTGCCATGACTCGACATAAGAAGTCTATAGAAGGAGCGAATAATACTGCCACCGGAATTATTCGACAGGCCAAGAAAGAGGCTGAGACTCTAAAAAAAGAGCATTTGTTGGAAGCAAAAGAACTGAATCAACAATACCGATTAGAAATTGAAAGTGAGCTGAAGGAAGAAAGAGCTGAACTAAAAAATCAAGAAAATAGACTATTACAAAGAGAAAATAATCTTGATCGAAAAGATGACTCTTTAGAAAAACGCGAACGCTCACTTGAAGACAAAGAGGAGAAACTTGATTCAAGGAAGCAATTGATTGATGAGCGGGAAAAAGAGGTATCAACCCTAATTGAAAAGCAAGAGATAGAACTCGAACGTATAGCAGGTCTATCTAAAGAAGAAGCACAAACAATTATTATGGATGATATGAAAGTTGAATTGTCTCATGATAGAGCCATGTTGATTAAAGAAAGTGAACAACGTGTGAAAGATGAAGTTGATCGCAAGGCACGCAATATGTTGGCATTAGCCATTCAAAGAAGTGCGGCAGATCAAATTTCAGAGTTAACAGTAACGGTTGTTACATTACCTAATGATGATATGAAAGGTCGTATTATTGGTCGAGAAGGACGAAACATACGAACACTTGAAACATTAACAGGTATTGATTTAATTATTGATGATACACCAGAAGCAGTGGTATTATCAGGTTTTGATCCAATTAGACGTGAAATCGCACGTATAACTTTAGAAAAATTAATCCAAGATGGTCGTATCCATCCAGCTAGAATTGAAGAGATGGTGGAAAAATCTCGCAAAGAAATGGATGAACGTATCAGAGAATATGGTGAAAACGCAGCATTTGAAGTAGGAGTGCATTCACTTCACCCAGATTTAATAAAAATACTTGGTCGCTTAAGATTTAGAACAAGTTATGGTCAAAATGTATTAAATCATTCGATAGAAGTAGCGAAATTAGCTGGAGTTTTAGCTGAGGAGCTAGGAGAAGATGCCACTCTAGCAAGACGTGCGGGATTATTACATGATATTGGTAAAGCACTTGATCATGAAGTTGATGGCTCACACGTAGAGATTGGAACAGAGCTTGTAAGTAAGTACAAAGAAAATCCTGTTGTGATTAACGCTGTTGCCTCTCACCATGGTGACGTAGAAGCAACGTCAGTTATTTCAGTACTTGTTGCTGCTGCCGATGCATTATCAGCTGCTCGACCAGGAGCTCGTAGTGAATCATTAGAAAATTATATTAAGCGTCTTGAACGTTTAGAAGGTATTGCAAATGACTTCCCCGGAGTTGACACAAGTTTTGCTATTCAAGCCGGTCGTGAGATACGTGTGGCTGTTAAACCAAATGAAGTAACAGATGATGAAGCAGTTATTTTAGTACATGACATTCGTAAACGCATTGAAGAGGAACTTGAATATCCAGGGCACATTAAAGTAACTGTTGTTCGTGAAGTACGAGCGGTAGATTATGCTAAATAG